In Gossypium hirsutum isolate 1008001.06 chromosome D06, Gossypium_hirsutum_v2.1, whole genome shotgun sequence, one genomic interval encodes:
- the LOC121218313 gene encoding reticulon-like protein B21 isoform X1 gives MDSSNSRRTGGKSSVVAGSVRETRMKSNEFKGGIKVFNEEENGNGEGNNAGGDKRLSLKKGQTFGVVGVSGKRKTWKSESFEGLEKNPIRVAKGRSMEHCKDLSLSVDGIKKVSPTQVKKGIRDLSKSVDGIERTPIHSKKLRSDVAKKGVEMSSKDGIESGEGLEGNSVKASAQSCDENGNDDKVLVFDDEKIEGSDKDSNENLKDESDCEEHCKECGVCQEMVISSNGDDEEDEEMEEVGDEKTSFDIKEMNVPEVEKKPNKIANEIKPNKAVNEVKKLQEDNKPSKVTNGVKKTSQFPIKAAPFSPTLNKQPPPVVKHATLYDDYHYQSFPQTQNQLHNLVDLVMWRDVSKSALIFGVGTFIIISSSYTQDLDISCITVTSYVGLVYLAAIFLYRSIICRGVVDVDESRCVVGEEEAIWVLKLVLPYLNEFLLKLRALFSGDPYTTMKLAVLLFVLARCGSSITVWKMAKLGFFGVFTVPKVCSSYSHQLTAYGKFWIGRIKDAWETCTHKKAVAVTICTLVWNLSSIVARIWAAFMLFVAWRYYQQKMVGEEDWVEAETGPTNGEYQAPPNPMGRKLRHGVVGPSKMLPNKLKKRS, from the exons ATGGATTCGAGCAATAGCAGAAGAACAGGAGGTAAAAGCAGTGTTGTTGCAGGCTCAGTGCGGGAAACCAGGATGAAAAGTAATGAATTCAAAGGTGGGATCAAGGTCTTCAATGAAGAAGAAAACGGCAATGGTGAGGGAAACAATGCTGGTGGTGATAAAAGGTTGAGCTTGAAGAAAGGGCAAACCTTTGGGGTTGTAGGTGTTAGTGGGAAGAGAAAGACATGGAAAAGTGAAAGCTTTGAAGGGTTGGAGAAGAACCCAATTAGGGTAGCTAAAGGAAGATCCATGGAGCATTGCAAAGACTTGAGCTTGTCTGTTGATGGGATTAAGAAGGTTTCTCCTACTCAAGTCAAGAAAGGGATTAGGGATCTTAGTAAATCTGTTGATGGAATTGAGAGAACCCCAATTCATAGTAAGAAGTTAAGATCTGATGTTGCTAAAAAGGGTGTTGAGATGAGCAGCAAAGATGGTATTGAATCAGGCGAGGGATTAGAGGGGAATTCAGTGAAGGCCTCAGCTCAATCTTGtgatgaaaatggaaatgatgaTAAAGTTTTAGTTTTTGATGATGAAAAGATTGAAGGGAGTGACAAGGACTCAAATGAAAACTTGAAGGATGAATCTGACTGTGAGGAGCATTGCAAAGAGTGTGGTGTGTGCCAAGAAATGGTCATTTCAAGCAATGgtgatgatgaagaagatgaagaaatggaGGAAGTTGGGGATGAAAAGACAAGCTTTGACATTAAGGAAATGAATGTACCAGAGGTGGAGAAGAAGCCTAACAAAATTGCTAATGAAATAAAGCCCAATAAAGCTGTTAATGAAgtgaaaaagttgcaagaagatAACAAGCCTAGCAAAGTTACTAATGGAGTGAAGAAAACTAGCCAATTCCCTATCAAAGCTGCACCATTTTCTCCAACTCTGAACAAGCAGCCACCACCAGTTGTAAAGCATGCTACCCTTT ATGACGATTACCATTATCAAAGTTTCCCACAAACTCAGAACCAATTGCACAATTTAG TTGATTTAGTAATGTGGAGGGATGTATCGAAATCGGCATTAATCTTCGGGGTCGGAACATTCATCATCATTTCATCATCTTACACACAAGACCTCGACATCAG CTGCATTACAGTAACTTCCTATGTGGGACTTGTTTACCTTGCTGCTATATTCCTTTACAGATCAATCATCTGCAG GGGAGTTGTGGATGTAGATGAATCAAGGTGTGTGGTTGGAGAAGAAGAAGCAATTTGGGTACTTAAATTGGTTCTTCCTTATTTGAACGAGTTCTTATTAAAGCTGAGAGCACTTTTTTCTGGTGATCCTTATACTACAATGAAG TTGGCAGTGCTACTGTTTGTTTTGGCCAGATGTGGCAGCTCCATAACTGTCTGGAAAATGGCTAAATTGG GGTTTTTTGGAGTTTTCACTGTTCCAAAAGTCTGCTCTTCTTATTCCCACCAATTAACTGCCTACG GAAAATTTTGGATTGGACGCATTAAAGATGCATGGGAGACATGCACACATAAAAAAGCAGTGGCAGTGACCATCTGCACCCTGGTTTGGAACCTATCTTCAATTGTTGCTCGCATTTGGGCTG CTTTCATGCTATTTGTGGCCTGGCGATACTATCAACAAAAAATGGTGGGCGAGGAGGATTGGGTGGAGGCTGAAACTGGGCCTACCAATGGAGAATACCAAGCACCACCAAATCCAATGGGAAGAAAACTAAGACATGGTGTTGTTGGGCCATCTAAAATGCTaccaaataaattaaagaaaagatcCTAA
- the LOC121218313 gene encoding reticulon-like protein B21 isoform X2 codes for MDSSNSRRTGGKSSVVAGSVRETRMKSNEFKGGIKVFNEEENGNGEGNNAGGDKRLSLKKGQTFGVVGVSGKRKTWKSESFEGLEKNPIRVAKGRSMEHCKDLSLSVDGIKKVSPTQVKKGIRDLSKSVDGIERTPIHSKKLRSDVAKKGVEMSSKDGIESGEGLEGNSVKASAQSCDENGNDDKVLVFDDEKIEGSDKDSNENLKDESDCEEHCKECGVCQEMVISSNGDDEEDEEMEEVGDEKTSFDIKEMNVPEVEKKPNKIANEIKPNKAVNEVKKLQEDNKPSKVTNGVKKTSQFPIKAAPFSPTLNKQPPPVVKHATLYDDYHYQSFPQTQNQLHNLVDLVMWRDVSKSALIFGVGTFIIISSSYTQDLDISCITVTSYVGLVYLAAIFLYRSIICRGVVDVDESRCVVGEEEAIWVLKLVLPYLNEFLLKLRALFSGDPYTTMKLAVLLFVLARCGSSITVWKMAKLGFFGVFTVPKVCSSYSHQLTAYAFMLFVAWRYYQQKMVGEEDWVEAETGPTNGEYQAPPNPMGRKLRHGVVGPSKMLPNKLKKRS; via the exons ATGGATTCGAGCAATAGCAGAAGAACAGGAGGTAAAAGCAGTGTTGTTGCAGGCTCAGTGCGGGAAACCAGGATGAAAAGTAATGAATTCAAAGGTGGGATCAAGGTCTTCAATGAAGAAGAAAACGGCAATGGTGAGGGAAACAATGCTGGTGGTGATAAAAGGTTGAGCTTGAAGAAAGGGCAAACCTTTGGGGTTGTAGGTGTTAGTGGGAAGAGAAAGACATGGAAAAGTGAAAGCTTTGAAGGGTTGGAGAAGAACCCAATTAGGGTAGCTAAAGGAAGATCCATGGAGCATTGCAAAGACTTGAGCTTGTCTGTTGATGGGATTAAGAAGGTTTCTCCTACTCAAGTCAAGAAAGGGATTAGGGATCTTAGTAAATCTGTTGATGGAATTGAGAGAACCCCAATTCATAGTAAGAAGTTAAGATCTGATGTTGCTAAAAAGGGTGTTGAGATGAGCAGCAAAGATGGTATTGAATCAGGCGAGGGATTAGAGGGGAATTCAGTGAAGGCCTCAGCTCAATCTTGtgatgaaaatggaaatgatgaTAAAGTTTTAGTTTTTGATGATGAAAAGATTGAAGGGAGTGACAAGGACTCAAATGAAAACTTGAAGGATGAATCTGACTGTGAGGAGCATTGCAAAGAGTGTGGTGTGTGCCAAGAAATGGTCATTTCAAGCAATGgtgatgatgaagaagatgaagaaatggaGGAAGTTGGGGATGAAAAGACAAGCTTTGACATTAAGGAAATGAATGTACCAGAGGTGGAGAAGAAGCCTAACAAAATTGCTAATGAAATAAAGCCCAATAAAGCTGTTAATGAAgtgaaaaagttgcaagaagatAACAAGCCTAGCAAAGTTACTAATGGAGTGAAGAAAACTAGCCAATTCCCTATCAAAGCTGCACCATTTTCTCCAACTCTGAACAAGCAGCCACCACCAGTTGTAAAGCATGCTACCCTTT ATGACGATTACCATTATCAAAGTTTCCCACAAACTCAGAACCAATTGCACAATTTAG TTGATTTAGTAATGTGGAGGGATGTATCGAAATCGGCATTAATCTTCGGGGTCGGAACATTCATCATCATTTCATCATCTTACACACAAGACCTCGACATCAG CTGCATTACAGTAACTTCCTATGTGGGACTTGTTTACCTTGCTGCTATATTCCTTTACAGATCAATCATCTGCAG GGGAGTTGTGGATGTAGATGAATCAAGGTGTGTGGTTGGAGAAGAAGAAGCAATTTGGGTACTTAAATTGGTTCTTCCTTATTTGAACGAGTTCTTATTAAAGCTGAGAGCACTTTTTTCTGGTGATCCTTATACTACAATGAAG TTGGCAGTGCTACTGTTTGTTTTGGCCAGATGTGGCAGCTCCATAACTGTCTGGAAAATGGCTAAATTGG GGTTTTTTGGAGTTTTCACTGTTCCAAAAGTCTGCTCTTCTTATTCCCACCAATTAACTGCCTACG CTTTCATGCTATTTGTGGCCTGGCGATACTATCAACAAAAAATGGTGGGCGAGGAGGATTGGGTGGAGGCTGAAACTGGGCCTACCAATGGAGAATACCAAGCACCACCAAATCCAATGGGAAGAAAACTAAGACATGGTGTTGTTGGGCCATCTAAAATGCTaccaaataaattaaagaaaagatcCTAA
- the LOC107901586 gene encoding uncharacterized protein, which yields MGEENKKIRKEEVIAKLKDNGDFDKLRLKIIRKLKDNLRRICNNIISAVKQSAALNRLGSENMKVRQLSDAIHDEVGIFHVVNNVNVNATLQFFIMIRNKVMGQISDSLWEIIRSKGSTRTGITETVVSHRNNNKSKLASCFPQPS from the exons ATGGGAGAAGAAAACAAGAAGATTAGGAAAGAAGAGGTAATTGCAAAGCTCAAGGACAATGGTGACTTCGACAAGCTCCGTCTCAAAATCATCCGCAAGCTCAAGGACAACTTacg TAGAATATGCAACAACATCATTTCAGCTGTGAAGCAGTCGGCAGCACTTAATCGTCTTGGCTCTGAAAACATGAAAGTAAGGCAACTATCAGATGCCATACATGATGAGGTTGGG ATTTTCCATGTAGTCaataatgttaatgttaatgcgacacttcaattttttataatgatTAGGAACAAAGTGATGGGACAGATTTCAGATAGTCTCTGGGAAATAATAAGATCGAAAGGTAGCACAAGAACTGGAATTACAGAAACAGTTGTTTCCCACAGAAATAATAATAAGAGTAAACTTGCAAGTTGTTTCCCACAGCCATCGTAA